DNA from Lonchura striata isolate bLonStr1 chromosome 5, bLonStr1.mat, whole genome shotgun sequence:
catgatcttaaaggtctttacCAGCCTAaattattccatgattctaagTTTAGGTGTAGAATCAtaattgatttctttatttccatTGCATTTCAAACACTATATAAGCAGGTTTTGGTTTAGAGTGTTTGGTTTACCCATGATTGTCTATGCCTccaaaaacctgaaaaacaaccccaaaatgAGACAGGAGTGTCTTGAGCCTACATTCAAGTAGGCTCAGTTTTGGATGCTGCTACTAACCTCCAATGTCTTACTAAATGTCCTTTTGAAATGCCTGATGATCACACTAtcttaaatagaaataaataatcaaacagaaaaatagtAACTTAATTAACCACCACTTACTTTTTTGTATCAGTGCTATTCATTGCAAATAAATATAACTTTataatgtttggttttttgttatttattctCAGGTATTTTCAAAAGAAGAACTCCGGAAGCTTCTACAGAAGCTGAGGGAATCTTCTCTGATACTTCTGGACCAGGATCTTGATCCTTTGGGATATGAAATTCAGTCATAAGTTTTCATGCGGATAATTCATACTTTCAAAATTTTCTGAGCATGGACATTCTGGTTattaacaaaaacaaacaaaagaccCCAACAGAATCACTACTTGGACAAAGTGTTCTCTTTTTGTGGGGTGAAAAACCCCAACCTTCAGATTTCAATTTAAACTTGAAAAAGTATGACCAACTTCAGAGATGTTATTTGTTACGCAacctttttcatgttttttttcctaataaaagtgcttgaaaaagagaaaatgtttgttCTAATCTAAAATGTCATTATATAAATTTGGTGATTTTTCTGAACGtccttaatttattttctatatgCTAAAAAGACTGCCCATAGACCGAAAACATTACTTAGCAGTTAAAATGAGCATGGATACAGGAGGATGGAAAGTGAGACTGCCAGAAGGTGCATGAAGAAAGTAGGGGAGAAGAAAACAGATAAACCAAAAAGCAAAAGTAAGGGGTTACTTCCAGCCCTTTGGGAAGAAAAGGCAGCTTTGCTTCATGGCTTGTAGTGTCCTCCTGTACATGAAGGAGTTGCTAAAATGCTGATGAAGTCCTTAACCAGAGACATGATGATCATACGTTGTAGCCCCCATTTGAGAATTTGTAGTTTATTTTGAAAGCTTGTTCTGCTCCTGTTTACATGTATAAACACGTTTAGCTGCCTTTCCCTTTACAAGACGGAGTGCAGAGGACACGTAGTGCAGTTAGGCAAGGGCTTTAGCTCCTTTACCCGAGTCGCTGTCTCTTGGCAAAGAACGTACTCCGTGCTGCACATGTGCACGTACGATGTCGTGTTTGTGGAGATGCCCAGTCGCGTTGTGGAGAGGTACCTGTGGCTTGGGGCCGAGGTGCGTTCGCGCCCGCTGTCGTGCCGGAGGCGGGGGCGCACGCAGGCACCCGGTTCGTGCGGCCGCGCTGCGCGGGGCGCTGTCCCGCCTCCGCCGGCCCTcccgccgggcgggcggcgccacCGGAAGGCGCGAGCCCACGTgtcccggcggggcgggggcggcgggcccggccggTGCGCGGCGCCCGCCGGCTGCCTCAGCCATGGGCTGGCTGCCGGCGCAGGGCCGGCTGGCGGCCGGGCTGCTGGTCAATCTGGCCGCCTCCATCTGCATCGTCTTCCTGAACAAGTGGCTGTACGTGCGGCTGGGCTTCCCCAACCTCAGCCTCACCCTGGTGCACTTCGCCATCACCTGGCTCGGCCTCTACCTGTGCCAGGCGCTCGGCGCCTTCTCCCCCAAGAGCCTCCAGCCCGCACAGGTGCTGCCGCTGGCCCTCAGCTTCTGCGGCTTCGTCGTCTTCACCAACCTCTCCCTGCAGAGCAACACCATCGGTACCTACCAGCTGGCCAAGGCCATGACCACGCCGGTCATCGTGGTCATCCAGAGCGTGGCTTACGGCAAGACTTTCCCTCTGCGGATCAAGCTGACCCTGGTgaggaggcggcggggccgagggGAGCGGGGAGGGGCAACGAGCCTGCCTAAAACCGCCGTGTCCCCCTCCACAGGTCCCCATCACGCTGGGTGTTTTCCTCAACTCGTACTACGACGTGAAGTTCAGCGTTCTGGGGATGGCGTTCGCCACCCTGGGCGTGCTGGTGACCTCGCTGTACCAAGTGGTGGGTAACGGCGCGGCAGCGCTGCGGTGCTTGGGCTCCCAGATGCTGCCCCTTGCTGTCGTCGCCTTTCAGTAGCACCCCGCCTCGCAGGAAACCTTCCGTGCTCCcttatttctttttgaaaacGGCCACCAAATTGTGATTATGCACCTTAACCCCTGACAAATTAAGGAATTGATCGTCCCTCTGATAGAAATTGGGGTGTCATTTTTAACGTGAGCGTTATTTTCAAGGGGTGAAGACTGCTTTAGCGGtaaaaactcctttttttttttttctagagggAACAGATgttttccttgctgaagcatGTGCCTTACGTTTGAGCTTTTTCCCTAGAAAGGATGTTTTCCAGTCCTTCAACCCCATGGTTTATCCTTGAGCTATATACATTTTATCAGTATCCTTCTTCAGTTTCGACTATATACATTCTAAGGTGGTTTTGTAGAGGATGGATTAATACATAAACGCACAATACAACCTTTCTGGTTTAAAAATTtaacctttaaaaatttatatgtCCAAGGACTGCCTCAGCCCTTTCTGCTGTAACATTTGTACTAATAGCTCACCCGATTTGTTATTGACCATGACTGGAAGAGCCTCCTAGATTAGAAACTCCTGTCATGTAGATGTGATGGATTTAAACGTGAATTTCTTTGCAGAAGGTGTAGTgtgcctcaaaaaaaaaaaaaaaaaaaaaaaaaatgaggctcTTTGACCCATAGTGTGTATGCCCCCACgtataattttcttctctcatgGCTTTTTCACTTGAAAGATACACCTCACTGAGGCAAAGGTGAGGCTCAAGAACCTGTTCAGTATTGTCCCCATGAGACTCCCTCTGTGTTAGTAGCCAGTTTGCTTTTGCTCAGGTTTTTCAGTTTATGGGGTTCTTTTCCTCCTAACAGCTTTCTCTTTTGGTTTTAGTGGGTAGGCGCTAAGCAGCATGAGTTGCAGGTAAACTCGATGCAGTTGTTGTACTATCAGGCACCAATGTCCTCAGCTATGTTGTTGTTCATCATACCCTTCTTCGAGCCAGTctttggagaaggaggaatattTGGGCCCTGGACGCTTTCTGCTGTGGTAAGGCTTTTGttgactttattttatttaaataattatcaCTGATGTAGTTAAATTTGATAATAAGATCTGTTTCTTTGTGGAACAGATTTTTGTATAGCTGTTTTCTATGGTGAGATGGGAGGGACGTGTAGGACAAAAAGCCCATTGCTGTCTGTCCCTTCCTCTGAGAGGGGCAAGTCTGTCAATTGATTTATCTCCTTATTCTTGTTTCTGTTTAGAGGGCATCTGAACAACAGGAAAATCTATCAAAATCCAGATGCTTCCCGTAGTGTATAAAATGCTCTCTTTCTAGCTCTGACTGTCCACTCAGAGAAGGGCACTCTCAACTTGTCTTCCGTGGAAGGATGCCAACATTGGTTGTTCCCTAGAATTAGTAGTTTCCCTCAGTATCCTTCTGTCTAAAAAAGAGCCAGTGACATATTCTTACTACTGCTGATTGTGCCCCTCAGTGATGGGTCATTTCCTGTAGCATTGTATTTTATGAATGGGATAGCAAGTATTcagtaaaaataaagtattcAATAAAATCAGATATTTTGCTAAAATAGTTTTTGTTGTGACCATAAATAAGACTTTATCTCAAAGTTAAAGAATACAACCTCTATGTGAATGAGTATCCAGATTTTCCAAATCACTCTTAAATGTTCACCAAGAGTAAAGGAGAAAAGGCCTGTGGCTCTATCAGTGTATATTTATGGATGTCATAAATATACATGTCACTGAGCTGCTTATACACATCACCAGTGTTGGTACTGATTTGAAactgtttctattttttttctccatatgtTTATCTTGCCTGATATTTTGCACTTGAaagtaaatgaaattaaataaataacctGGAATGTATCTACAAATTGCCAAAAGCAAGTCAAATTACTGACTGTGTCTGTTAATCCACAGATAATGGTACTGCTGTCTGGAATAATAGCCTTTATGGTAAACTTGTCCATTTACTGGATCATTGGAAACACATCACCTGTCACGTATCCTTTGTAACACTGGTCATTTCTCCTGTTTCCAGATTAATTATGTTGGAATTCGTTTGGGCTGATTTATGTGGGAAAATTGTTTGGTAACCTTCCTGGTTTGGGATTTGTATAGGTAATGGCTGTTCATTCGCTGACCTTCATACCTGCAAGGAATATTAACTCACGCTTTGGCTGCCTTGAGGAAGTGTTGGCATGTCCATCAGACAGCAGTGAAAAGGGTGAAAGGCTTTAGGTGGAGGTAAATACAGCCACAGAGATTGGGAAAACTGTATGAGTTGAGTCAACACAGTGTACCATTGCATGCTTTGGGTGGAACTAATGAAAATTCCAagtctttatttttataaaaaattataCTGCTATTGGCTATTATCCTTAACAGATGTCTAGGTATAACATGTTTGGGCATTTCAAGTTCTGCATCACCCTCCTGGGAGGGTGCCTCTTATTTAAGGATCCATTGTCTGTTAACCAAGGCCTTGGGATTCTGTGTACGCTGTTCGGCATTTTAGCCTACACCCACTTCAAGCTTAGTGAGCAGGAAAGCAATAAGAGTAAATTGGTCCAGCGTCCATAGAGCAAGAGTTTCTGAACACTGTTGTGAAGGAAACCAAGTATTTAAATATGCATTGATTTTAGAATGCACAAAATTGCCTCATCCACTTAGATCTATGGTTTTAGTTTAACTGCCAAGATTGTAATTCTGTAGCTAAACCAAACAAACTGAAGGATGTAAAATGCTGGGGTTTTGCCATCTCAGTCTGTCCTAtcattttcattaaattaaaacactaacttaaaagagaaaaaggcacACTTCAAATTGCTGTGGAAATTGTACTGaagtaattatattttttgcATACCAAATGAGATCATGATAGCTACAGTTATAGTatagagagggagaaagaaaaagaattctgTCTCTGTGATCAAGCCAGTTATTACCATTGTGCAGAAATTTGGAGGCACTTTTATGCAGATGTTCTTGTATGTAGTGATACTTCCTCATTTTTGTCTGATGAGCAGTGAAGAGGGAAACAAACATACTTTGTCCagtcatttttaaaaaaggctgcCAGACTCATTCCTATTTCTTGTATATGCTTTCTTATGTATGGATACATTTTTAGATTAAGAAAGTAGATAAAATTGCAGGTGAAGAGGCCAAGCTGTGGGAAAGTAGGAAATCGGATCTAAACAAttcatcttcattttttcttttaatttgtcaGGACATTAATGAAGTAATTGACATTCTGAAAAATGTTGTTACTTTATAATTTTCTCTGTGCCAAAACCAAGACTTTACACAAGATCTTGTAAATACCTGTGTGCCTAATAAAATCTCTGGTTTTGTGGTAGTAACCAAATGTTTTGCAGCCCTTGCACACAGACACCCATGCTAAAAAAATTTTTGAGAAGGCTTCAGAAAGGTCACCATCTTTAATGGGTGTGAAGGTTGCCCAGTTCTCTCTCTTGCCTTCAGCACCACCTCCCTTGCTCCCACGCCTTTTCTCAAGAGGTATCTTGGGTGGGATCTGCAGGTTTCATCATTTATCATCTGTTGTTGTCATGGGGAGGAGAGGCCCAGGGGCTGTCTGGACAATGCTGTGTGTGAGGCAGCATTTCTTCAACAGACAGTCCTGGGAAATGTATCTGAATGACTAAAGAGTGCAAGGTGGGACCTGCTGCTc
Protein-coding regions in this window:
- the SLC35E3 gene encoding solute carrier family 35 member E3 produces the protein MGWLPAQGRLAAGLLVNLAASICIVFLNKWLYVRLGFPNLSLTLVHFAITWLGLYLCQALGAFSPKSLQPAQVLPLALSFCGFVVFTNLSLQSNTIGTYQLAKAMTTPVIVVIQSVAYGKTFPLRIKLTLVPITLGVFLNSYYDVKFSVLGMAFATLGVLVTSLYQVWVGAKQHELQVNSMQLLYYQAPMSSAMLLFIIPFFEPVFGEGGIFGPWTLSAVIMVLLSGIIAFMVNLSIYWIIGNTSPVTYNMFGHFKFCITLLGGCLLFKDPLSVNQGLGILCTLFGILAYTHFKLSEQESNKSKLVQRP